Genomic segment of Mercurialis annua linkage group LG6, ddMerAnnu1.2, whole genome shotgun sequence:
AGCGATCTTGGTAGGGCAAGGTGAGGAGCAGCATAGGTTTGTAATTCCTGTGATTTATATTAATCATCCACTTTTCATGGAGTTATTGAAAGAAGCTGAGGAGGAGTATGGATTTGATCAGAAAGGTCCCATTACGATCCCGTGCCATGTCGAGGAGTTTCGGAATGTTCAAGGCATGATCGATAAGGAGAATTCGTATCAAGATCATCAGCagcaccaccaccaccaccatcatGTTTTGTGCTTTAGGGTTTGATAATATTATATCTTGTGATTG
This window contains:
- the LOC126685983 gene encoding auxin-responsive protein SAUR32, whose product is MGSGDKNHLNFHIHLPHLHHHHHQSKKELKDIPKGCLAILVGQGEEQHRFVIPVIYINHPLFMELLKEAEEEYGFDQKGPITIPCHVEEFRNVQGMIDKENSYQDHQQHHHHHHHVLCFRV